A single region of the Vicia villosa cultivar HV-30 ecotype Madison, WI linkage group LG4, Vvil1.0, whole genome shotgun sequence genome encodes:
- the LOC131598068 gene encoding uncharacterized protein LOC131598068, giving the protein MTVKAELNKEFDIKDLGAASRILGIEILRDRKKSKLCLSQEEYLRMILEKFGTFESSFKWKMDTPIDTVKEAKRHTHTYSFFREPLTALEGLSSLMTAFCLKSFTDDYGNILTLLETVVDTPALQTLMQFYDPEMRCFTFQDYQLAPTLEEYSIILNLKVKSEVPFIDIPKDLNFKLIAAALYLSIKEVSDNWKSNGGVSGFSLKFLVRKAKEEFEKKNWNAYNALLAVAIYGIVMFPNVPNFVDSAAVHIFMGKNPIPTLLADTYYAVHSRYEKRGGAITCCLRLLFIWFLSLLPSKGPFVKTRETLKWTHRIMSLTSYDIQWPKYRINVSEVIVGCGKFDNVPLVGTRGCINYNPVVSLRQLGYTLKDKPADHLIAETVYFEKGSDPEKLKEIIVAWKKIRKHNGAHLGKKESLALTPYVEWIVKRVGSLLLPYDRVAPLQKQPPLILSEFVPTELYKDALVTNYRLHEREQETNLKFFEERDAKMRLMHQLKQFEGASSSQAIARRRPYELLEEDLYQKQQECLQLQRSESSLKRQKRDSDKQLAEEKAKTARLEEELRRLRAQWRGDGEVHSVTRRS; this is encoded by the exons ATGACGGTGAaagctgaactcaataaggagttcgatataaAGGATctaggagctgcttccaggattcttggaattgaaatTCTAAGAGACAGAAAGAAgtcaaagttatgcttatctcaagaggaatATCTACGAatgattctcgaaaagtttg GGACATTCGAGAGTTCATTCAAGTGGAAGATGGACACTCCCATTGATACTGTCAAGGAAGCAAAGAGACATACGCACACCTACAGCTTCTTCCGAGAGCCGTTGACCGCATTAGAGGGTTTGAGTTCGTTAATGACCGCTTTCTGCCTGAAGAGTTTCACAGATGATTATGGGAATATCTTGACCTTGTTGGAAACCGTGGTTGATACTCCTGCTTTGCAAACTTTGATGCAATTCTATGATCCTGAAATGAGGTGTTTCACGTTCCAGGATTACCAGTTGGCTCCGACATTGGAAGAGTACTCTATTATTCTTAATCTCAAGGTAAAAAGCGAAGTGCCATTCATCGACATTCCTAAAGATTTGAATTTCAAGTTGATTGctgctgctctttatttgagcataaaagAAGTATCTGATAATTGGAAGTCGAATGGAGGTGTCTCGGGGTTCTCTTTGAAGTTCTTGGTGAGAAAAGCTAAAGAGGAATTTGAGAAAAAGAATTGGAACGCGTACAATGCATTGCTTGCTGTGGCTATTTACGGGATTGTGATGTTCCCGAATGTTCCTAATTTTGTAGACTCGGCCGCGGTACACATCTTCATGGGAAAGAATCCCATTCCCACATTGTTGGCCGATACTTATTATGCCGTTCATTCCCGATATGAGAAACGTGGCGGTGCTATCACTTGTTGCCTTCGATTATTGTTCATCTGGTTCCTCTCTTTGTTGCCCAGCAAAGGACCTTTTGTGAAGACAAGGGAGACACTTAAGTGGACCCACAGGATTATGTCACTTACTTCTTATGATATTCAGTGGCCAAAGTATCGAATTAATGTTTCTGAAGTGATTGTTGGGTGTGGTAAGTTCGATAATGTTCCTTTGGTTGGTACTAGAGGTTGCATCAATTACAATCCCGTGGTATCCTTGCGTCAGTTGGGGTATACGTTGAAAGACAAGCCGGCAGATCACTTGATAGCGGAGACAGTCTATTTTGAGAAGGGGTCGGATCCAGAAAAGTTGAAGGAGATAATTGTGGCTTGGAAGAAGATCCGTAAGCATAATGGAGCCCATTTAGGGAAGAAGGAATCACTTGCTTTGACaccgtatgttgaatggattgtgaAACGGGTTGGAAGCTTGTTGCTGCCATATGACAGGGTTGCACCacttcaaaagcaacctcctttgaTTCTATCCGAATTTGTGCCAACAGAACTTTACAAGGATGCTCTGGTTACCAACTACAGGTTGCATGAAAGAGAGCAAGAGAccaatttgaagttctttgaaGAGAGAGATGCAAAGATGAGGTTGATGCACCAGCTCAAGCAATTCGAAGGCGCAAGTTCAAGTCAAGCCATTGCCCGGAGGCGTCCCTATGAGTTGCTAGAGGAAGATTTGTATCAGAAGCAGCAAGAGTGTCTACAGTTACAGAGATCAGAGAGTAGTCTCAAGAGGCAGAAGCGGGATTCAGATAAACAGCTAGCAGAAGAGAAGGCTAAGACTGCTCGACTTGAAGAAGAACTAAGAAGACTCCGAGCCCAATGGAGAGGAGATGGAGAAGTTCATTCTGTTACCAGGCGATCCTAG